One window of Pseudanabaena sp. FACHB-2040 genomic DNA carries:
- a CDS encoding CPBP family intramembrane glutamic endopeptidase, translating into MDPLSRMQILAAMGVTAIVLLLIARLWLFFDTASLLPVRFSLPDVLIGIGVGLGITVISSIAYQLWPLYRRNADFYLKFVLEPLTWPDLLWMGLLPGLSEELLFRGVMLPAIGLNSFGILISGLSFGVLHLSGPQQWGYVVWATIVGFILAISAVVTGNLLVPILAHILTNLISSFFWKFKQLRSRV; encoded by the coding sequence ATGGATCCCCTCAGCCGAATGCAAATTCTGGCAGCTATGGGGGTCACAGCCATTGTGCTGCTGCTGATTGCCCGCCTCTGGCTGTTCTTTGATACGGCTTCCCTGCTGCCGGTTCGGTTTTCGCTACCGGACGTTCTGATCGGCATTGGCGTTGGTCTGGGCATTACCGTCATCAGCTCTATTGCTTACCAGCTCTGGCCGCTCTATCGCCGGAACGCCGACTTCTATCTAAAATTTGTGCTCGAACCACTGACCTGGCCTGATCTGCTATGGATGGGGCTGCTTCCCGGTCTGAGCGAGGAACTGCTGTTTCGCGGCGTCATGCTGCCCGCTATCGGCCTCAATAGCTTCGGCATTCTCATTTCCGGTTTGAGCTTTGGCGTTCTCCATCTAAGCGGGCCACAGCAGTGGGGCTATGTGGTCTGGGCCACGATCGTTGGCTTCATTTTAGCTATCAGTGCCGTCGTTACCGGCAACCTGCTAGTGCCCATTCTGGCCCACATTCTGACTAACCTGATTTCCAGCTTTTTTTGGAAATTCAAGCAGTTAAGAAGCAGGGTTTGA